The following is a genomic window from Mauremys mutica isolate MM-2020 ecotype Southern chromosome 4, ASM2049712v1, whole genome shotgun sequence.
GTTTATTGATAAGCACAAATCCCAATAATTATATTAACTGAGAACAAACCTTCCTGTTTATCATCCTTCTAAAGGCATccttcacctccttgttcctcaggctgtagatcaggGGGTTCAGCATGGGAATTATGAGTATATAAAACACAGAGATGATCTTGTCTGGATCTGTGGTGTAGCCGGAACTGGGTCGTAAATACATGAAGACCACAGTCCCATAGAAAATTGTGACGGCTGTCAGGTGGGATGTGCAGGTGGAGAAGGTTTTGAATCTGCCCTTGGCAGAGTGGATCTTCAGGATGGCAATGAGGATGTACATGTAGGAGAATAGTACAATGAGAATAGTCATCATGATCACTATACTGGACAAGGTGAAATGCACCATGATAGCGTTGTGGGTGTCAGAGCAAGACAGTTTAAGGATTGGggggatgtcacagaagaaatggttgatTACATTAGAGTCACAGAAGGACAGGGTAAATATAAATGGAGTCTGAACAACTGCATTCACAAAGCCACATATGTATGAAGCAACCACTAGTAATACACAAAGTCTTTTTGACATGACAACGCTATAGAGCAAGGGGTTACAGATGGCTATGAAGCGATCATATGCCATTACTGCCAACAGGCAAGCTTCATTGGTCACAAAGTTACAGACAAAGAAAAATTGTGCTGCACATGCAGCGAGAGAAATGGGTTTGGCCTGAACCACAAAAGTCATCAGCAACCGGGGACCAACAACCGAGGAATTACCAACATCGGCAAGAGACAAATTGCTGAGAAAatagtacatgggggtgtggagtcGGGAGTTGAACCTGATCAACACGATCATCCCTAGATTCCCCGCCAGGGTGATAACATAGATCATTAGGAATGACACAAAGAGGGGGACCTGAAGCTCAGGATGATCCATGAATCCCTGGAAAATGAAGTCCGTAACCATGGTGTGATTTCCCTCCGCCATTTCTTCCAACTATGATTTCCTTTACAGGGGAAAAGTGAAATGTACAATTAAACAGG
Proteins encoded in this region:
- the LOC123368037 gene encoding olfactory receptor 1019-like; amino-acid sequence: MAEGNHTMVTDFIFQGFMDHPELQVPLFVSFLMIYVITLAGNLGMIVLIRFNSRLHTPMYYFLSNLSLADVGNSSVVGPRLLMTFVVQAKPISLAACAAQFFFVCNFVTNEACLLAVMAYDRFIAICNPLLYSVVMSKRLCVLLVVASYICGFVNAVVQTPFIFTLSFCDSNVINHFFCDIPPILKLSCSDTHNAIMVHFTLSSIVIMMTILIVLFSYMYILIAILKIHSAKGRFKTFSTCTSHLTAVTIFYGTVVFMYLRPSSGYTTDPDKIISVFYILIIPMLNPLIYSLRNKEVKDAFRRMINRKVCSQLI